Proteins found in one Ovis aries strain OAR_USU_Benz2616 breed Rambouillet chromosome 19, ARS-UI_Ramb_v3.0, whole genome shotgun sequence genomic segment:
- the NBEAL2 gene encoding neurobeachin-like protein 2 isoform X5 translates to MAASERLYELWLLYYAQKDLGYLQQWLQAFVGAFEKSISLFSLEPRRPEEVGAEVPLLPLDVLHVLAEQLDARDLEQALLLLKLFIILCRNPENVEAGWGRVLAPRVLALLTQLVAELKGPPSPQEDRGPQLEIVALHALLLCEGLFDPYQTWRRQHRGEVISAKEKSKYKFPPAALPSEFSAFFRESLQDADRLPSVLLLRLIHLFGAVLAGGKENGQKAVSAGSVQGLLGVVRGWGHRPAQDPHLVPLALEVLVGAVHVLHASRAPPRGPELRALLEGYFRVLNTDWPAGPSPDPEEAHVTLRVSMLDAIPMMLACEDRPVLQATFLSNNCFEHLIRLIQNSKVLDQDTDAIAVHVVRVLTCIMSGSPSAKEVFKERIGYPHLHEVLQSHGPPTHRLLQELLNMAVEGDHSMCPPPPIRNEQPVLVLMRWLPTLPTAELRLFLAQRLWWLCDSCPASRATCVQAGLVGCLLETLSEGVALGARCQEQLLALLQALGHVSLRPSELRRLLRPPPGLDLGPGGAEAGQARHAGAIIRALSGMARHQGPARALRYFDLTPSMAGIMVPPVQRWPGPGFTFHAWLCLHPTAGAPAPAPTPTRPLQRKQLYSFFTSSGSGFEAFFTAAGTLVVAVCTRKEYLTMSLPEVSFADSSWHCVAIVHVPGRRPFSQNLVHVYKDGHLVKMAPLRCPSLSEPFSSCCIGSAGHRTTTTTTGLPAPPGPTALAHTHPSLTRSQSVPATTGLGWGSGLVAPLQEGSISSTLAGTQDTRWGSPTSLEGELGAVAIFHEALQAAALRVLCALGPNETAPFKPEGELHELGAKLLLHYSPQACKNNICLDLSPGHGLDGRLTGHRVETWDVKDVVNCVGGMGALLPLLERVAAQPQEAEAGPAETHDLVGPELTSGHNVQGLLLPLGKSSEKRMEKNAVAAFLLMLRNFLQGHPVNQESLVHCQGPAIIGALLRKVPSWAMDMNVLMSAQLLMEQVAAEGSGPLLYLLYQHLLFNFHLWTLSDFAVRLGHIQYVSSIVREHRQKLRKKYGVQFILDALRVHYSPQRERPLAADDLRTVQTSLLGLAREFLVRSSTADDLQVVLNFLAASGDDGQVVGALDLLLALLQGSPAQESLAVFLLEPGNLEVLLALLVRPRPMPLLPDRVCKILRRLQQNERLPERSRQRLRLRECGLQGLVACLPEGAVSPQLCQGLYKLFLGADCLNLSDLLAVVQLSLQADLSVRLDICRQLFHLIYGQPDIVRLLARQAGWQDVLTRLFVLEAVTAGSPLPFTPEPPTSPEPASHKPPTESPEPSDVFLPPEAPDPDAFYHALSPFATPFELGLERASVSSGNTAGGGSSSGTVTPASQPGTPSPLDGPRPFPMAQGRHSSSLSNVLEDGSLPEPTISGDDTSNTSNPQQTCEEELCNLLTNVLFSVTWRGVDGSDEAAWRERGQVFSVLTQLGASATLVRPPDCIKRSLLEMMLESALTDIKEAPTGVLASLTQQALWLLRLLQDFLCAEGHGNQELWSEKLFEGVCSLLDRLGAWPHLANGTADLREMAQIGLRLVLGYILLEDPQLHAQAYVKLHALLQTAVPMRREEACYVLSKLEAALARALNNSPSETPTENGEPPAAAAAAERCSWLVPLVRTLLDRAYGPLGLQWGLPSLPPTNGSPTFFEDFQAFCATPEWRHFIDKQVQPTMSQFEMDTYAKSHDLMSGFWNACYDMLMSSGQRRQRERAHSRRAFQELVLDPVQRRARFEGLRYAAALKQQAAQHSTALLHWGAQWRQLASPCGAWALRDPPTPHWKLSSAETYSRMRLKLVPNHHFNPHLEASALRDNLGEAPLTPTEEASLPLAVTKEAKVSSLPEELQEDQLGEDELAALETPLEAADLDEQHENLVLSAECQLVTVVAVVPGLLEVTTQHVYFYDGSAERVETEEGIGHDFRRPLAQLREVHLRRFNLRRSALELFFIDQANYFLNFPCKTGGAAASSPSQAPRPQPSLIPPHTQVRNQVYSWLLRLRPPTQGYLSSRSPQEMLRASGLTQKWVQREISNFEYLMQLNTIAGRTYNDLSQYPVFPWVLQDYVSPTLDLSNPAVFRDLSKPIGVVNPKHAQLVKEKYESFEDPAGTIDKFHYGTHYSNAAGVMHYLIRVEPFTSLHVQLQSGRFDCSDRQFHSVAAAWQARLESPADVKELIPEFFYFPDFLENQNGFDLGCLQLTNEKVGDVVLPPWASSPEDFIQQHRRALESEYVSAHLHEWIDLIFGYKQRGPAAEEALNVFYYCTYEGAVDLDQVADERERKALEGIISNFGQTPCQLLKEPHPARLSVEEAAQRLARLDTNSPSIFQHLGQLKAFFAEVISDGVPLVLALVPHRQPHSFITQGSADLLVTVSANGLLGTHSWLPYDRNISNYFSFSKDPTMGNPKMQRLLSGPWAPGGGVSGQALAVAPDGKLLFSGGHWDGSLRVTALPRGRLLSQLRCHLDIVTCLALDTCGIYLISGSRDTTCMVWRLMQQSGLSMGLASKPVQVLYGHEAAVSCVAISTELDMAVSGSEDGTVIIHTVRRGQFVATLSPPGSTLPGPVSHLVLGSEGQIVVQSSARERLGAQVTYSLHLYSVNGRLRASLPLVEQPTALAVTEDFVLLGTAQCALHILHLNKLLPAAPPLPMKVPIRSVAVTKERSHVLVGLEDGKLIVVGAGQPSEVRSSQFARKLWRSSSRRISQVSSGETEYNPGEAR, encoded by the exons AGAGCCTGCAAGATGCAGACCGCTTGCCTTCTGTGCTCCTGCTGCGTCTCATCCACCTCTTCGGAGCTGTTCTTGCGGGAGGGAAG GAGAACGGGCAGAAGGCTGTGAGTGCCGGCTCTGTGCAGGGCCTGCTGGGTGTGGTGCGGGGCTGGGGCCACAGGCCAGCCCAGGACCCCCACCTGGTGCCGCTGGCCCTGGAGGTGCTGGTGGGTGCCGTACACGTCTTGCATGCCAGCCGCGCACCCCCGCGGGGGCCAGAGCTCCGAGCCCTGCTGGAGGGCTACTTCCGCGTCCTTAATACCGACTGGCCAGCCGGGCCAAGCCCAGACCCTGAAGAAGCCCATGTCACCCTGCGGGTCAGCATGCTCG ATGCCATCCCAATGATGCTGGCGTGCGAGGACCGGCCAGTGCTGCAGGCCACCTTCCTCAGCAACAACTGCTTTGAACACCTGATTCGCCTCATCCAGAACAGCAAG GTACTGGACCAGGACACAGACGCCATTGCGGTCCACGTGGTCAGAGTGCTGACCTGCATCATGAGTGGCTCCCCCTCCGCCAAG GAGGTGTTTAAGGAGCGCATTGGCTACCCTCACCTGCACGAGGTCCTGCAGAGCCACGGCCCCCCCACCCATCGGCTGTTGCAAGAGCTGCTCAACATg GCTGTGGAGGGCGACCACAGCATGTGTCCCCCACCGCCGATCCGCAACGAGCAGCCAGTGCTGGTGCTGATGAGGTGGCTGCCGACCCTGCCCACGGCCGAGCTGCGGCTCTTCCTAGCACAGCGCCTCTGGTGGCTCTGTGACAGCTGCCCTGCCAGCCGTGCCACGTGCGTGCAGGCCggtctggtgggctgccttctggaGACGCTCAGCGAGGGGGTAGCCCTGGGGGCCCGCTGCCAGGAACAGTTGTTGGCACTGCTGCAAGCACTGGGCCACGTGTCGCTAAGGCCCTCGGAGCTGCGTCGCTTGCTTCGCCCGCCACCAGGGTTGGACTTGGGGCCAGGCGGAGCAGAGGCTGGGCAGGCCCGCCACGCAGGTGCCATCATCCGTGCGCTCTCTGGCATGGCCCGGCACCAGGGCCCAGCACGAGCCCTACGCTACTTTGACCTAACACCCAGCATGGCGGGCATCATGGTCCCCCCTGTGCAGCGCTGGCCAGGCCCTGGTTTCACCTTCCATGCCTGGCTCTGTCTGCACCCCACGGCTGGAgcgcctgcccctgcccccacccccacccggccGCTCCAGCGGAAGCAGCTGTACAG CTTCTTCACCAGCAGCGGCTCGGGGTTTGAAGCCTTCTTCACGGCGGCTGGGACCCTGGTGGTGGCTGTGTGCACCCGGAAGGAATACTTGACCATGAGCTTGCCTGAAGTGTCCTTTGCCGACTCTTCCTGG CACTGTGTGGCCATAGTCCATGTGCCCGGGCGCCGGCCCTTCAGCCAGAACCTGGTCCATGTCTACAAAGACGGCCATCTGGTCAAGATGGCACCCCTTCGCTGCCCTTCCCTTAGTGAG CCTTTCTCGTCCTGCTGTATCGGGTCTGCTGGGCACCGCACAACGACCACCACCACGGGGCTGCCTGCGCCACCGGGCCCCACCGCCCTGGCTCACACTCACCCCTCACTCACCCGCTCCCAGTCAGTCCCGGCCACCACAGGGCTTGGCTGGGGGTCCGGGCTGGTGGcccccctgcaggagggcagcaTCAGCTCTACCCTTGCCGGCACGCAGGACACTCGGTGGGGCAGCCCCACCTCCCTGGAGGGCGAGCTGGGGGCTGTGGCCATCTTCCATGAAGCCCTGCAGGCGGCCGCCCTGCGCGTCCTATGCGCCCTGG ggcCCAATGAGACAGCACCCTTCAAGCCTGAGGGTGAACTGCATGAACTTGGCGCCAAACTGCTCCTCCATTACTCACCTCAG GCCTGTAAGAACAACATCTGCTTGGACCTGTCCCCTGGCCATGGGTTGGATGGCCGGCTTACGGGCCATAGAGTGGAAACCTGGGACGTGAAG GATGTGGTGAACTGTGTGGGAGGCATGGGTGCCCTGCTGCCCTTGCTGGAGCGAGTGGCTGCACAACCCCAGGAAGCCGAGGCAGGTCCAGCAGAAACACATGACCTTGTGGGGCCCGAACTGACCTCTGGCCACAATGTCCAGGGCCTGCTTCTCCCACTGGGCAAGTCCTCAG AGAAGCGAATGGAGAAGAATGCAGTGGCTGCCTTTCTGCTGATGCTGCGGAACTTCCTGCAGGGCCACCCTGTGAATCAGGAGAGCCTGGTGCATTGCCAGGGCCCTGCCATCATCGGGGCCCTCCTGCGCAAG gtCCCCAGCTGGGCCATGGACATGAATGTGCTCATGTCTGCCCAGCTGCTGATGGAGCAGGTGGCAGCCGAGGGCAGTGGGCCCCTCCTGTACCTGCTCTACCAGCATTTGCTCTTCAACTTTCACCTCTGGACCCTCAGCGACTTCGCTGTGCGCCTGG GCCACATCCAGTACGTGTCTAGCATAGTCCGTGAGCACAGACAGAAGCTGCGGAAGAAGTATGGGGTCCAGTTCATTCTTGATGCCCTGCGTGTCCACTACAG TCCGCAGCGCGAGCGCCCCCTAGCCGCCGACGACCTGCGCACAGTGCAGACGTCACTCCTGGGCCTGGCCCGGGAGTTTCTGGTGCGGAGCTCTACCGCTGATGACCTGCAGGTGGTGCTAAACTTTCTGGCGGCCTCGGGTGATGATGGCCAG GTGGTGGGTGCGCTCGACCTGCTGCTGGCTCTGCTGCAGGGCTCCCCAGCACAGGAGTCTCTGGCTGtcttcctgctggagccaggGAACCTTGAGGTGCTGCTGGCACTGCTGGTGAGGCCGAGGCCCATGCCCTTGCTGCCCGACCGAGTCTGCAAG ATCCTACGCAGACTGCAACAGAATGAGCGCTTACCTGAGCGCAGCCGTCAACGGCTCCGGCTGCGAGAGTGTGGTCTTCAGGGTCTCGTTGCCTGCCTGCCAGAGGGTGCCGTTTCCCCCCAGCTCTGCCAGGGCCTCTACAAGCTGTTCCTGGGGGCAG ATTGCCTGAATCTCTCTGATCTGTTGGCTGTGGTGCAGCTGTCCCTCCAGGCCGACCTCAGCGTCCGCCTAGACATTTGTCGTCAG CTCTTCCACCTCATCTACGGACAGCCAGACATAGTGCGGCTGCTGGCCCGCCAGGCCGGCTGGCAGGATGTGCTGACCCGGCTGTTTGTCCTGGAAGCTGTCACAGCCGGCAGTCCCCTGccctttacccctgagccacccacCTCCCCAGAGCCAGCCTCACACAAGCCACCCACTGAGTCTCCTGAACCTTCGGACGTCTTCCTGCCCCCAGAGGCCCCTGACCCTGATGCCTTTTACCACGCCCTCTCCCCGTTCGCCACCCCCTTTGAGCTGGGCCTGGAGCGGGCCAGTGTGAGCTCAGGGAATACTGCCGGTGGTGGCAGCAGCAGCGGGACTGTCACTCCGGCCAGCCAGCCTGGCACACCGTCCCCGCTTGATGGACCCCGGCCCTTCCCTATGGCCCAAGGCCGCCACAGCTCCAGTCTCTCCAATGTGCTGGaggacggcagcctgccagagCCCACCATCAGTGGGGATGACACCTCCAATACCAGCAACCCTCAG CAAACCTGTGAGGAGGAGCTTTGTAATCTGCTCACCAACGTGCTCTTCTCGGTGACATGGCGGGGTGTGGATGGCAGTGACGAGGCCGCCTGGCGGGAGCGCGGCCAGGTCTTCTCCGTGCTTACCCAGCTGGGGGCCTCAGCCACGCTGGTGCGCCCACCAGACTGCATCAAGCGCAG CCTCCTGGAGATGATGCTGGAGTCAGCCCTGACTGACATCAAAGAGGCCCCCACTGGGGTCCTGGCCAGCCTCACCCAGCAGGCGCTTTGGCTGCTGCGTCTGCTGCAGGACTTCCTGTGCGCCGAGGGCCATGGTAACCAGGAGCTGTGGAGTGAGAAG CTCTTCGAAGGAGTGTGTAGCCTGCTGGATCGCCTGGGAGCCTGGCCACACCTGGCCAACGGCACAGCGGACCTCCGAGAGATGGCGCAGATTGGCCTGCGCCTGGTGCTCGGCTACATCCTGCTGGAGGACCCGCAG CTGCATGCCCAAGCCTACGTGAAGCTGCACGCGCTGCTGCAGACCGCGGTGCCCATGCGCCGAGAGGAGGCTTGCTACGTGCTCTCCAAGCTGGAGGCGGCGCTGGCGCGGGCGCTGAACAACTCCCCATCAGAGACCCCCACCGAGAACGGGGAGCCCCcggccgccgctgctgctgcagAGCGCTGCTCATGGCTGGTGCCGCTGGTGCGCACGCTGCTGGACCGCGCCTACGGCCCACTGGGGCTACAGTGGGGGCTGCCTTCCCTGCCGCCCACCAACGGGAGCCCCACCTTCTTCGAGGACTTCCAGGCCTTCTGTGCCACCCCCGAATGGCGTCACTTCATTGACAAGCAG GTGCAGCCCACCATGTCGCAGTTCGAAATGGACACCTACGCTAAGAGCCACGACCTCATGTCGGGCTTCTGGAACGCCTGCTACGACATGCTCATGAGCAGTGGGCAACGGCGCCAGCGGGAGCGCGCGCACAGCCGTCGGGCCTTCCAG GAGCTGGTGCTGGACCCTGTGCAGAGGCGGGCGCGCTTCGAGGGGCTGCGATACGCGGCGGCGCTGAAGCAGCAGGCAGCGCAACACTCCACAGCCTTGCTGCACTGGGGGGCGCAGTGGCGCCAGCTAGCCAGCCCCTGCGGGGCCTGGGCCCTGAG GGATCCGCCTACCCCCCACTGGAAGCTCTCCAGTGCTGAGACCTACTCGCGCATGCGTCTGAAGCTGGTGCCCAACCATCACTTCAACCCTCACCTGGAGGCCAGTGCCCTACGTGACAACCTGG GTGAGGCCCCCCTGACACCCACTGAGGAGGCCTCACTGCCTCTCGCTGTGACCAAAGAGGCCAAAGTCAGCAGCCTACCTGAGGAGCTGCAGGAAGACCAGCTGGGCGAGGACGAGCTGGCTGCACTGGAGACCCC GTTGGAAGCCGCAGACCTGGATGAGCAGCATGAGAATCTGGTGCTGTCAGCTGAGTGCCAACTGGTCACCGTGGTGGCTGTGGTCCCAGGGCTGCTGGAGGTCACCACCCAGCACGTGTATTTCTACGATGGCAGTGCCGAGCGGGTCGAAACTGAGGAGG GCATCGGCCATGACTTCCGGCGCCCACTGGCCCAGCTGCGCGAGGTCCACCTGCGGCGTTTCAACCTGCGCCGCTCAGCTCTCGAGCTCTTCTTCATTGATCAGGCCAACTACTTCCTCAACTTCCCATGCAAGACGGGCGGGGCCGCAGCCTCATCCCCTTCCCAGGCGCCCAGGCCCCAGCCCTCCCTCATTCCACCCCACACCCAGGTGCGGAACCAGGTGTACTCCTGGCTCCTGCGTCTGCGACCCCCTACCCAAGGCTACCTAAGTAGCCGCTCCCCCCAGGAGATGCTGCGTGCCTCAGGTCTTACGCAG AAATGGGTGCAGCGAGAGATCTCCAACTTTGAGTACCTGATGCAGCTCAACACCATTGCGGGGCGGACCTACAATGACTTGTCTCAGTACCCTGTG TTCCCCTGGGTCCTACAGGACTACGTGTCCCCAACCTTGGACCTCAGCAACCCAGCCGTCTTCCGGGACCTGTCCAAGCCCATCGGTGTGGTGAACCCCAAGCACGCCCAGCTTGTGAAGGAGAA GTATGAGAGCTTCGAGGACCCAGCAGGCACCATCGACAAGTTCCATTATGGCACCCACTATTCCAATGCGGCAGGCGTGATGCACTACCTCATCCGCGTGGAGCCCTTCACCTCCCTTCACGTCCAGCTGCAGAGTGGCCG CTTCGACTGCTCGGACCGGCAGTTCCACTCAGTGGCAGCAGCCTGGCAGGCCCGCCTGGAGAGCCCTGCTGATGTGAAGGAGCTCATCCCAGAGTTCTTCTACTTCCCCGATTTCCTGGAGAACCAGAACG GCTTTGACCTGGGCTGCCTCCAGCTGACCAATGAGAAGGTGGGCGATGTGGTGCTGCCCCCTTGGGCCAGCTCTCCTGAGGACTTCATCCAGCAGCACCGCCGGGCGCTG gagtCAGAGTATGTGTCCGCCCACCTGCACGAGTGGATCGACCTCATCTTTGGCTACAAGCAGCGGGGGCCAGCTGCAGAGGAGGCCCTCAATGTCTTCTATTACTGCACTTACGAGG GGGCTGTGGACCTGGACCAGGTGGCAGACGAGAGGGAGCGGAAGGCACTGGAGGGCATCATTAGCAACTTTGGGCAGACGCCCTGTCAGCTGCTGAAG GAACCCCATCCGGCTCGGCTTTCTGTTGAGGAAGCAGCCCAGCGCCTTGCACGTCTGGACACTAACTCACCTAGCATCTTCCAGCACCTGGGCCAGCTGAAGGCCTTCTTTGCAGAG GTCATCAGCGATGGTGTGCCCCTGGTGCTGGCCTTGGTTCCCCACCGGCAACCTCACTCCTTCATCACCCAGGGCTCCGCAGACCTGTTG GTGACCGTGAGTGCCAATGGGCTGCTGGGGACCCACAGCTGGCTACCCTATGACCGAAACATAAGCAActacttcagcttcagcaaagaCCCCACCATGGGCAACCCCAA GATGCAGCGACTGCTGAGCGGCCCGTGGGCTCCAGGCGGTGGTGTGAGTGGGCAAGCCCTGGCAGTGGCCCCGGACGGAAAGCTGCTGTTCAGTGGTGGCCACTGGGATGGCAGCCTGCGAGTGACTGCGCTGCCCCGGGGCAGGCTGCTCAGCCAGCTCCGCTGCCACCTCG ATATAGTAACCTGCCTTGCGCTGGACACCTGCGGCATCTACCTCATCTCAGGCTCCCGAGACACCACGTGCATGGTGTGGCGGCTCATGCAGCAG AGTGGTCTCTCGATGGGGCTGGCATCAAAGCCCGTGCAGGTCCTATATGGGCATGAGGCTGCCGTGAGCTGTGTGGCCATCAGCACTGAACTTGACATGGCGGTGTCCGGATCTGAG GATGGAACTGTGATCATCCACACCGTACGCCGTGGCCAGTTTGTGGCCACACTTAGCCCTCCGGGAAGCACGTTGCCTGGACCTGTGTCCCACCTGGTGCTGGGGTCTGAGGGCCAGATTGTGGTGCAGAGCTCAGCGCGGGAGCGTCTGGGGGCTCAG GTCACCTACTCCTTGCACCTGTACTCAGTGAATGGGAGGTTGCGGGCTTCACTGCCCTTGGTGGAGCAGCCCACAGCCCTCGCGGTGACAGAGGACTTTGTTCTGCTGGGCACGGCCCAGTGTGCCCTGCACATCCTCCACTTGAACAA acTGCTGCCAGCCgctcctcctctgcccatgaaggTGCCGATCCGCAGCGTGGCTGTGACCAAGGAGCGCAGCCATGTGCTCGTGGGGCTGGAAGACGGCAAGCTCATCGTGGTGGGCGCAGGGCAGCCCTCAGAG GTGCGCAGCAGCCAGTTTGCGCGGAAGTTGTGGCGGTCCTCCTCCCGGCGCATCTCCCAGGTGTCCTCTGGGGAGACCGAGTACAACCCTGGAGAGGCCCGCTGA